Proteins encoded within one genomic window of Episyrphus balteatus chromosome 1, idEpiBalt1.1, whole genome shotgun sequence:
- the LOC129910551 gene encoding putative nuclease HARBI1, translated as MFAVLLLSEAHERRNRMRIQRCNLRGTTNPFEMPEERFRELFRLTRDAAQILLIEMSPHMHQGQRKPFIPIPIRLCAALHFYASGSYQRDIGQDFSAAMSRTMISRIVAEVSLILQNKFSGKWIKFPREEEYDSIKQRFFEATGFPGVIGAIDCTHVKIQKPNMEVEACYLNRKGYHSKNVQLICDFNLQILGVYARFGIASLDSFIWEASSIKTLLEQRCEVNGVAEQSSWLLGDFGYPLRPWLMTPYRSSTDANERAFNTIHAKTRNSKATIDTDSAISIGIRTPSSSSLETTLTRYTNPFI; from the exons ATGTTTGCAGTGTTGCTATTATCCGAAGCCCATGAACGTAGAAATAGAATGCGCATTCAACGTTGTAATCTTCGTGGTACGACAAACCCGTTTGAAATGCCTGAAGAACGGTTTAGGGAACTCTTTAGGCTCACTCGTGATGCAGCACAGATTCTTTTAATAGAAATGAGTCCTCACATGCATCAAGGACAAAGAAAACCTTTCATCCCGATACCCATCCGTCTTTGTGCCGCCTTGCACTTCTACGCATCGGGATCCTACCAACGAGACATCGGCCAAGATTTTTCGGCAGCCATGAGCCGAACTATGATATCACGAATTGTTGCTGAAGTTTCGCTTATTTTGCAGAATAAATTTTCAGGAAAATGGATTAAATTTCCTAGAGAAGAGGAATATGATTCCATAAAACAAAG attttttgagGCGACGGGTTTTCCTGGGGTGATTGGAGCAATTGACTGCACACACGTCAAGATTCAAAAACCCAATATGGAAGTGGAGGCTTGTTACCTCAATCGAAAAGGGTACCATTCAAAGAATGTGCAACTG ATTTGTGACTTCAATCTCCAAATACTAGGGGTCTACGCACGATTTGGAATTGCATCACTTGATTCCTTTATATGGGAAGCATCCTCGATAAAAACCTTACTTGAACAGCGGTGTGAAGTTAATGGAGTTGCAGAACAGAGCTCTTGGTTGTTAG GTGACTTTGGCTATCCCTTGCGTCCCTGGCTTATGACTCCTTATCGCTCTTCTACAGATGCTAACGAAAGAGCATTTAATACAATCCAcgcaaaaacaagaaatt CCAAGGCAACCATTGACACTGATAGTGCAATTTCCATTGGTATAAGAACTCCTTCCAGTTCCTCATTGGAAACAACCCTTACTCGCTATACCAATCCCTTCatctaa